The Chitinophaga sp. H8 region CTATCGTAGAAATTACAGGTAAGCAGTTTAACTGGATGATCCGTTATGCAGGTAAAGATGGTTTACTGGGCCGCAAAGATTTCAAGAAAATTGATGCAGCAGGCAGTAACCCATTAGGCCAGGATTGGGAAGACCAGTTGAACAAGGATGATATTATGTCCAGCGAAATGCACCTGGTAGTAAACAAACCGGTGAAACTGATCATTGGTTCTCAGGATGTAATTCATGACGTGGGTTTACCTCACTTCCGTTTAAAGATGGATGCTGTACCTGGTATTCCTACTACGCTGTGGTTTACACCTAAGTATACTACCAAGCAAATGAAAGAAAAGACCGGTAATCCGGATTTCGTATACGAAATTTCCTGTGATCAGATGTGTGGTTCCGGTCACTATTCCATGAGAGCGGTGATTGTAGTGGAAACACAGGAAGAGTTTGATGCATGGGCAGCTAAACAAAAGTCGCAGTATGATCTGGCACATGCCACTGCTGCTCCGGCCGCACCAGCAGCTGATAGTACACAAAAAGCAGTAGCTGCTAACAAGTAAGCAGTAAATTTGTGTAGCGAAATAAAGTTTTTTTGACGGAGGACATTTAAAATTAAAAGACAAACTGATAACGAAGATACTTCCCGTGTATCAGTTTAATAATAAACCGAACCGATTATGAGTCACGAAGCAACATTGCACAGTCAGCAGGAGGTAATGCAGCACGGCGCGGTAGCGCATGATCATCACGATCATGAACACCATCATGAGGACAGCTTCATTTCGAAGTATGTGTTTAGCATGGACCACAAAATGATTGCCAAGCAGTTCCTGATCACAGGGATTATCTGGGCGATTATTGGTGCCTTCTTTTCTGTGTTGTTCCGTTTGCAATTGGGCTTTCCTGATGCGACTTTTCCATGGCTGGAATCTATATTAGGCCATTGGGCGAAAGGTGGTCGTATCACTGCCGAGGCATACTATGCCCTGGTTACCATGCACGGTACCATTCTCGTATTCTTTGTATTAACTGCCGGTCTGAGCGGTACCTTCTCGAACCTGCTGATTCCTTTGCAGGTAGGTGCCCGTGACATGGCCTCTCCTTTCATGAACATGCTGAGCTACTGGTTCTTCTTCCTGGCCAGCCTGGTAATGATGGCTTCCCTGT contains the following coding sequences:
- a CDS encoding cytochrome c oxidase subunit II; protein product: MSGFLAVLVVVLIFIVIFQIAKASEYVSILKGEKKSRQQSNRINGFLLIAFLVLGLVGVYYCNDILKGKILGDSASEQGEGIDTLIYVTLAITGIVFVITQILLFWFAYKYQEREGQKAFYFPHNNKLEVIWTVIPAIALTILVAFGLKHWFQITSEAPKDAAIVEITGKQFNWMIRYAGKDGLLGRKDFKKIDAAGSNPLGQDWEDQLNKDDIMSSEMHLVVNKPVKLIIGSQDVIHDVGLPHFRLKMDAVPGIPTTLWFTPKYTTKQMKEKTGNPDFVYEISCDQMCGSGHYSMRAVIVVETQEEFDAWAAKQKSQYDLAHATAAPAAPAADSTQKAVAANK